The Ciconia boyciana chromosome 32, ASM3463844v1, whole genome shotgun sequence genome includes a window with the following:
- the VAMP2 gene encoding vesicle-associated membrane protein 2, translating to MGQALCPTAVGRRRPPPPPAPLPAGGEGGPRPSPNLTSNRRLQQTQAQVDEVVDIMRVNVDKVLERDQKLSELDDRADALQAGASQFETSAAKLKRKYWWKNLKMMIILGVICAIVLIIIIVYFST from the exons ATGGGTCAGGCCCTGTGCCCCACTGCCGTGGGTCGCC GTCGGCCCCCTCCGCCCCCAgcgcccctccccgccggaGGAGAGGGGggcccccgcccctcccccaacCTCACCAGCAACCGGCGGCTGCAGCAGACCCAGGCCCAAGTGGATGAG GTGGTGGACATCATGCGGGTGAACGTGGACAAGGTGCTGGAGCGGGACCAGAAGCTGTCGGAGCTGGACGACCGGGCCGACGCCCTCCAGGCCGGCGCCTCCCAGTTCGAGACCAGCGCGGCCAAGCTCAAGCGCAAGTACTGGTGGAAGAACCTCAAG ATGATGATCATCCTGGGCGTGATCTGCGCCATCGtcctcatcatcatcatcg TGTACTTCAGCACCTAA
- the LOC140645242 gene encoding LOW QUALITY PROTEIN: aurora kinase C-like (The sequence of the model RefSeq protein was modified relative to this genomic sequence to represent the inferred CDS: inserted 4 bases in 2 codons), with amino-acid sequence MSQKENVIPGLSGLAKCGALPPAPSGCPTRSPRQGRGPARRAFSLEDFEVGRPLGKGKFGNVYLARERGSGVLVALKVLFKSQVEKEGVEHQLRREIEIQAHLRHPNILRLYNYFHDRRRVFLILEFAPRGXLYKELQRCRRLDPPRRHVWGALTPFPQLMEELADALLYCHGRKVIHRDIKPENLLLGLKGELKIADFGWSVHAPSLRRRTLCGTLDYLXPEMVAGRAHDEKVDLWCLGVLCYELLAGHPPFESPSHAETYRRITQVDLHFPPTVPEGGRDLISRLLRHSPAQRLPLRGVLQHPWVRTHSRRVLPPPYANP; translated from the exons ATGTCTCAGAAGGAGAACGTCATCCCCGGCTTGTCCGGCCTGGCCAAG TGTGgggcgctgccccccgcccccagcggGTGCCCCACAAGGAGCCCCCGGCAAGGGCGGGGCCCTGCCAG gcGCGCGTTCTCCCTGGAGGACTTCGAGGTGGGGCGGCCGCTGGGGAAGGGCAAGTTCGGGAACGTGTACCTGGCGCGGGAGCGGGGCTCgggggtgctggtggccctgAAGGTGCTGTTCAAGTCCcaggtggagaaggagggggtgGAGCACCAGCTGCGGAGGGAGATCGAGATCCAGGCCCACCTgcg gcACCCCAACATCCTGCGCCTCTACAACTACTTCCACGACCGGCGCCGCGTCTTCCTCATCCTGGAGTTCGCCCCGCGGGG GCTCTACAAGGAGCTGcagcgctgccgccgcctcGACCCCCCGCGCCGCCACG TTTGGGGTGCCCTGACCCCGTTCCCCCAGCTGATGGAGGAGCTGGCGGACGCGCTGCTCTACTGCCACGGGCGGAAGGTGATCCACCGGGACATCAAACCCGAGAACCTGCTGCTGGGCCTGAAAGGGGAGCTCAAGATCGCCGACTTCGGCTGGTCCGTGCACGCCCCCTCCCTCCG GCGGCGCACGCTCTGCGGGACCCTGGACTACCT CCCCGAGATGGTGGCCGGGCGGGCCCACGACGAGAAGGTGGATCTGTGGTGCCTGGGGGTGCTGTGCTACGAGCTCCTGGCCGGGCACCCCCCCTTCGAGAGCCCCTCCCACGCCGAGACCTACCGCCGCATCACCCAG gtgGACCTGCACTTCCCCCCCACCGTGCCCGAGGGCGGCCGCGACCTCATCTCCCGCCTGCTGCGTCACAGCCCCGCCCAGCGCCTGCCCCTGCGGGGGGTcctgcagcacccatgggtgcgcACCCACTCCCGCcgggtgctgccccccccctACGCCAACCCCTGA
- the ADAT3 gene encoding LOW QUALITY PROTEIN: probable inactive tRNA-specific adenosine deaminase-like protein 3 (The sequence of the model RefSeq protein was modified relative to this genomic sequence to represent the inferred CDS: deleted 2 bases in 1 codon): protein MGGLLGGPLGRADGAGGGGSGGGVGEPLAALPPAEEPPPWAVPWAGEGAPVPVLGGVAAPVLLRGETQRLLRELGRSRPLPHLPHLKRVGGGPGGAAVLLCLESQLGAGATADTAASAGPGAGPPGTATGATDVTEATAGPGAACVTGDAGDTTDWGAAGGSRDTGATDAGSATEATAGPRAACVTGDTGATDASSATATASDGPGATGDTEAAGPGDAGAAAAAASHVGATETAAAAPSPPPGPGAPLPPLQVLLGPGVSSRGLGPPFRVGVPGRAPARGRRRRRRWRRGCGPVSRGGAGETAGPALGPGEAAAAAAMMEVAVAAARRGARAGMVPAGAAAVEPGSGRVLADAHAGGRGGHPLAHAAMACLAAVARGQRRGGGGGYLCTGCDVYLTREPCALCAMALLHARVRRVLFGVPAPQGALSTRYGLHGRPGLNHRYRAVGGVAPRACARLARLDRGGGRPPAPQ from the exons atggggggGTTGCTGGGGGGTCCCTTGG gcCGGGCCGATGGAgccggaggaggagggagcgggggaggggtgggggagcccctggcagccctccCCCCCGCGGAGGAGCCCCCCCCGTGGGCCGTGCCctgggcgggggagggggccccggtgccggtgctggggggggtggcGGCCCCCGTGCTGCTGCGGGGGGAGACGCAGCGGCTGCTGCGGGAGCTGGGGCGCAGccggcccctcccccacctGCCCCACCTCAAGCGCgtggggggggggcccgggggggcggcggtgctgctctgcctggagAGCCAGCTGg GTGCAGGAGCCACCGCGGACACGGCTGCCAGCGCGGGTCCGGGAGCGGGACCACCCGGGACGGCCACCGGGGCCACCGACGTCACCGAGGCCACCGCGGGCCCTGGAGCCGCTTGTGTGACCGGGGACGCCGGGGACACCACGGACTGGGGAGCTGCCGGTGGCAGCAGGGACACCGGGGCCACCGACGCCGGCAGTGCCACCGAGGCCACCGCGGGCCCTAGAGCCGCTTGTGTGACTGGGGACACCGGGGCCACTGACGCCAGCAGCGCCACCGCCACGGCCAGCGATGGCCCCGGTGCCACGGGGGACACGGaagccgccggccccggggacgcgggagccgctgccgccgccgcgaGCCACGTCGGGGCCACCGAgacggcggccgccgccccgtccccgccccccgggcccggggccCCCCTGCCGCcgctgcaggtgctgctgggCCCCGGGGTGTCGAGCCGGGGGCTGGGCCCCCCCTTCCGCGTGGGGGTGCCGGGACGGGCGCCGGCGCGGGgccggaggcggcggcggcgctggcggcgggGCTGTGGCCCTG TGAGCCGCGGAGGCGCCGGGGAGACGGCGGGGCCGGCGttggggccgggggaggcggcggcggcggccgccatGATGGAggtggcggtggcggcggcgcggcgagGCGCCAGGGCGGGGATGGtgccggcgggggccgcggcggtgGAGCCGGGCTCGGGGCGGGTGCTGGCGGACGCCCAcgccggggggcggggagggcacCCGCTGGCCCACGCCGCCATGGCCTGCCTGGCGGCCGTGGCGCGGGGCCAgcggaggggcggcggcgggggctaCCTGTGCACGGGCTGCGACGTCTACCTGACGCGGGAGCCCTGCGCCCTCTGCGCCATGGCGCTGCTGCACGCCCGCGTGCGCCGGGTGCTCTTCGGGGTGCCGGCCCCCCAGGGCGCCCTCAGCACCCGCTACGGCCTCCACGGCCGCCCCGGCCTCAACCACCGCTACCGTGCCGTGGGCGGCGTGGCGCCCCGCGCCTGCGCCCGCCTGGCCCGCCTGGaccgcggcgggggccggccccccgccccccaataA